A single window of Fervidicoccus fontis Kam940 DNA harbors:
- a CDS encoding uracil-DNA glycosylase produces the protein MMSFISYDEFIKQIENCKKCELYLSRTKPVVGEGNLNSKFVLIGEAPGKNEDIYGRPFVGRAGEVLNRALDEIKVDRINVYITNVVKCRPPKNRKPKTNEVLSCLHYLIFQLMYINPLKIVLLGGTAVKYLYDESFPYKKIPKEKKISEIRGKLGNFKAYDRSFQTYATYHPAMILRNPRLYEVFKEDLDMYLKS, from the coding sequence ATGATGAGCTTTATTTCCTATGATGAATTTATAAAACAAATTGAAAACTGTAAAAAATGCGAGCTTTATCTCAGCAGAACTAAACCAGTGGTTGGAGAAGGTAACTTAAATTCTAAGTTTGTATTAATAGGAGAGGCGCCGGGTAAAAATGAGGACATTTATGGTAGGCCTTTTGTTGGAAGGGCAGGCGAAGTATTAAACAGAGCCCTAGATGAGATTAAGGTTGATAGAATTAATGTGTACATTACAAACGTTGTGAAATGCAGGCCGCCAAAAAACAGAAAGCCAAAAACAAATGAAGTTCTTTCATGTTTACACTATTTGATATTTCAATTGATGTATATAAATCCTTTAAAAATTGTCCTTTTAGGTGGTACAGCTGTAAAATATTTGTACGATGAATCTTTTCCTTATAAGAAAATTCCTAAAGAAAAAAAGATCTCGGAAATCAGAGGGAAATTAGGAAATTTCAAAGCCTATGATAGAAGTTTCCAGACTTATGCTACTTATCATCCTGCAATGATTTTGAGAAATCCCCGATTGTATGAAGTTTTCAAGGAAGATTTAGATATGTACCTAAAAAGCTGA
- a CDS encoding class I SAM-dependent methyltransferase has translation MREDIPIWPKEEKVDAPWIPSSIKPIIFSFEIAKLNKDSKICDIGCGDGRVAIIASKYFGCSSTCIEKREDLCALALSNAIYNSVNDKFSVICEDARKIDYSEFDFIYIYMFPSFLREISLKLDKELKEGTKIVTLDFSIEGWIPILMKRIEDEKGIIRSIFLYFIGISNPSAWRIRRFYGYPRI, from the coding sequence ATGAGGGAAGATATTCCAATATGGCCTAAAGAAGAAAAGGTTGACGCTCCCTGGATACCCTCCTCCATTAAACCCATAATTTTTTCTTTTGAGATTGCAAAACTAAATAAAGATTCTAAAATATGCGATATTGGTTGTGGAGATGGGAGAGTTGCAATAATTGCTTCAAAGTATTTCGGTTGCAGTTCTACGTGCATAGAAAAAAGGGAAGATTTATGCGCTTTGGCATTGAGCAACGCTATTTATAATAGTGTAAACGATAAATTTTCAGTCATATGCGAAGATGCGAGAAAGATCGACTATAGCGAATTTGACTTTATTTACATATACATGTTTCCATCTTTTTTGAGAGAGATTTCGCTAAAGCTCGATAAAGAGCTCAAAGAAGGAACAAAGATCGTAACGTTAGATTTTTCGATAGAAGGCTGGATTCCAATTCTTATGAAAAGAATAGAAGATGAAAAAGGTATTATCAGGAGTATATTTTTATATTTTATAGGAATTTCTAATCCATCTGCTTGGAGGATAAGAAGGTTTTATGGTTATCCTAGAATCTAA
- a CDS encoding metallophosphoesterase, with product MLNLGEFSIIAGEPAIFHEASQSIIIADLHLGFEDEAAESGVFLPKMQLKKAIDLIIRLKELTKAKKLIINGDIKNSFNRLTIQEREEIIRFFGKSKDLYDEVILVRGNHDNYVSIIAEKMNVPIVESYKLSNMTILLHGHKLTEEIFSYKNIIIGHEHPSFTIKDEIGSVVKMPCFLKVPLKNGSNVIVIPAAGYYQSGNPISLIRENYLSPIIREYGIIDEIVPIIIDTYNKDLIEFPTLKAIEESFGIHI from the coding sequence ATGCTCAATTTAGGCGAGTTTTCTATAATAGCTGGAGAGCCAGCGATATTCCATGAGGCTTCTCAGAGCATTATAATTGCAGATCTGCATTTAGGATTCGAGGATGAAGCGGCTGAGAGTGGAGTCTTTCTCCCTAAGATGCAATTGAAAAAAGCAATTGATTTGATAATAAGGTTAAAGGAATTAACTAAAGCTAAAAAACTCATTATTAATGGAGACATAAAAAACAGCTTCAATAGACTGACAATTCAAGAGAGAGAAGAAATAATAAGATTTTTTGGGAAGTCAAAAGATCTCTACGATGAAGTCATTTTAGTAAGGGGTAATCATGATAATTATGTTTCAATAATTGCTGAAAAAATGAATGTACCCATTGTTGAAAGCTATAAGCTTTCAAATATGACTATTTTGCTACATGGACACAAATTGACAGAAGAGATCTTTAGTTATAAAAATATTATAATAGGGCATGAACATCCTTCTTTTACTATAAAAGACGAAATAGGAAGTGTTGTAAAAATGCCTTGCTTCTTGAAGGTTCCCTTAAAAAATGGTAGCAACGTAATAGTGATTCCCGCTGCAGGTTACTATCAATCAGGAAACCCAATCTCACTTATTAGAGAAAACTATCTTTCACCGATCATTAGAGAATATGGAATAATCGATGAGATAGTCCCAATCATAATTGATACATACAATAAAGACCTTATTGAGTTCCCAACGCTAAAAGCTATTGAAGAATCTTTTGGGATACATATTTAA
- the amrA gene encoding AmmeMemoRadiSam system protein A produces the protein MKQIEPEELTLEDGRILVKKARESVEKAFIYEEAKINDVPEKLRRPGAAFVTINIIKNRKKELRGCIGYVKPVYPLIQTVIEVAREAAFNDPRFPPLQRREYPFTHFEVSVLSGMRELPRDPEERLKSIVMGKMGLMVVRGIFSGLLLPQVPIEEGWDKETFLEYTCYKAGLEGSCWKDEKTEFYYFVARVFEEKYPFGEIIEKEL, from the coding sequence ATGAAGCAAATAGAACCTGAAGAACTAACATTGGAAGATGGAAGAATTTTGGTGAAAAAAGCTAGAGAAAGCGTAGAGAAAGCATTCATTTATGAAGAAGCCAAAATTAATGATGTACCTGAAAAACTGAGGAGACCAGGAGCGGCTTTTGTTACTATAAATATTATAAAAAACAGGAAAAAAGAGCTAAGAGGATGTATAGGCTATGTAAAGCCCGTATATCCGCTGATTCAAACGGTAATAGAAGTTGCAAGGGAAGCAGCATTTAATGATCCTAGATTTCCACCGCTTCAGAGAAGAGAATATCCATTCACTCACTTTGAAGTTTCTGTTCTCTCTGGTATGAGGGAGCTACCGAGAGACCCTGAGGAAAGATTAAAGAGCATAGTTATGGGAAAAATGGGTTTAATGGTAGTCAGAGGAATATTCTCGGGTCTTCTTTTACCTCAAGTTCCTATTGAAGAAGGATGGGATAAGGAGACTTTTTTAGAATATACATGCTATAAAGCTGGATTAGAGGGATCATGCTGGAAGGATGAAAAAACTGAATTTTATTATTTTGTAGCAAGAGTTTTTGAGGAGAAATATCCATTTGGTGAAATTATTGAGAAAGAACTTTGA
- a CDS encoding S16 family serine protease — translation MRHYRNKSEKFFALFFTSLFILFLVVYPIITNASEIAGKSIEIFVPAVTEKGGVILKLKISLIPNGSGNIYIKGALFAGNDTLNSAAVAFYVGLLMANKNPMNYNGIIEFTSPLTQIEGPSASLAIAEAFYMLAKDMNPTSLSSSVITGAINIDGLSVIIGGVEDKLNASINSGASYFYLPYSNYNLLAETNSIQNIGNINIIGVGGIASLSNSLRGINALPSIYMNAVMPTDISNYMGEVALYFMNKTKEISYNFSISNFTDITNLVSQGENYTASSLSFTLYIDSLYYYLQQSLNNKTLVEEYIKKVNETINELKEKTLEDENKLTNNDKIPISLFEIFSTEEERIWEAQGYLNMASQSQQQNDTAYYLAYAIGRLETAKTWYDMSKLNISEGQLLNLEAFQNSMKQYIDFLSIILNYINSIISQSSDASVQNYYKELLDIYNKICSNSTDIFLKYSLASVLTYDATSLLSSMNYIDEYTMQEYYNEDLYNFEIFYSNLLSNGISLFIPLAYYQYSSSNLLTYDNRLYLLENSISCILPFLFYSFNANLLYSTSPSSQVKLVIPSQNIIFETLLFWGVGSAIAAFFSLLIYHTKKKINM, via the coding sequence TTGAGGCATTATAGAAATAAGTCAGAAAAGTTTTTCGCTTTATTCTTTACGTCATTGTTCATTCTGTTTTTAGTCGTTTATCCAATAATAACTAATGCATCTGAGATAGCAGGAAAGAGCATTGAAATATTTGTTCCGGCAGTGACTGAAAAAGGCGGAGTCATTTTAAAATTAAAGATATCTCTTATTCCAAATGGTTCTGGCAACATTTACATTAAAGGAGCACTTTTTGCTGGGAACGATACTCTCAATTCTGCTGCAGTAGCATTCTACGTTGGGCTTTTGATGGCGAATAAAAATCCAATGAATTATAATGGAATTATTGAGTTCACAAGTCCCTTAACACAAATTGAGGGGCCAAGTGCAAGCCTAGCTATAGCAGAAGCTTTTTATATGCTCGCTAAAGATATGAACCCAACTTCTCTTTCTTCCAGTGTTATAACTGGTGCAATAAATATCGACGGTCTGTCTGTCATCATAGGTGGAGTAGAGGATAAGCTTAATGCCTCAATAAATAGTGGTGCCTCTTATTTTTACCTTCCATATTCAAACTACAACTTACTTGCTGAAACCAATAGCATCCAAAATATCGGAAATATAAACATAATTGGAGTTGGTGGCATAGCTTCTCTTTCTAACTCTTTAAGAGGCATTAATGCTTTACCTTCAATATATATGAACGCTGTTATGCCAACTGATATTTCAAACTATATGGGAGAAGTGGCTTTATATTTTATGAATAAAACGAAAGAAATTTCTTATAATTTTTCAATAAGCAATTTTACCGATATAACTAATCTCGTAAGTCAAGGCGAAAATTATACAGCATCGAGCTTGTCCTTTACCCTTTACATAGATTCACTGTATTATTACTTGCAGCAATCTTTGAATAATAAAACATTAGTAGAGGAGTACATCAAAAAAGTAAATGAAACTATCAATGAATTAAAAGAGAAAACTTTAGAAGATGAAAATAAATTAACCAATAACGATAAAATTCCGATCAGTTTATTTGAAATCTTCTCAACCGAAGAAGAAAGGATATGGGAGGCGCAAGGGTATTTAAATATGGCATCACAATCCCAACAGCAAAATGATACCGCCTATTATTTAGCATATGCTATTGGCAGACTGGAAACAGCGAAAACTTGGTACGATATGAGTAAATTGAATATAAGTGAAGGACAATTATTGAATTTAGAAGCTTTTCAAAATTCTATGAAACAGTATATCGATTTTTTGAGTATAATCTTGAACTATATTAATAGCATTATTTCTCAATCTTCAGATGCATCCGTCCAGAACTATTATAAAGAGCTATTAGATATATATAACAAAATTTGCTCTAATTCAACAGATATATTTCTAAAGTATTCTTTAGCTTCAGTACTTACATACGATGCAACGTCTTTATTATCGTCCATGAATTATATAGATGAATACACAATGCAAGAATATTATAATGAAGATCTTTATAATTTTGAAATCTTTTACTCAAATCTTCTTTCAAATGGCATTTCACTATTTATTCCATTAGCTTATTATCAATATTCTAGTAGCAATTTGCTTACTTATGATAATAGGCTATACCTTTTGGAAAACTCGATATCTTGTATTTTGCCCTTTTTATTCTACTCTTTTAATGCAAATTTATTATATTCAACAAGTCCTTCTTCGCAAGTAAAATTGGTAATACCTAGCCAAAACATAATTTTTGAGACGCTATTATTTTGGGGAGTAGGTAGTGCTATTGCAGCATTTTTCTCCCTCCTTATTTATCATACGAAAAAGAAGATTAATATGTAA
- a CDS encoding glycosyltransferase — MEELKEISIIIPTFNEAENIGALFERIAASLANYDYEVIIVDDNSPDNTSKVAVQEAKRLDIEKNVRVIVRNNERGLSTAVLRGMNEAKGKVLVVMDADLQHPPEKIPDLYRKIAIENYKIVIATRMGKNGYKNMPTYRRLISKIAGGLAKLLLPKLKNVSDPMSGFFALKREVYLETKDKLNPKGYKILLEIIVKSHVKQNDIGEIEYVFEKRYAGKSKLGLKEYINYILHLLSLNEYRILKFMLVGLSGTAVNEAALWIFHYIFHLPLYISGAFSIELSIINNFILNSIYTFKSSEKSITFKKFFRYHISSAIGISINYVILLFLSTILKVEPLISNLVGIIFGFVANYLLSEHYVWKIEDSGLNSQFSKRRVPV; from the coding sequence TTGGAAGAATTAAAAGAAATTTCAATTATAATTCCTACTTTTAATGAAGCGGAAAACATAGGTGCACTTTTTGAGAGGATAGCAGCCTCTCTAGCTAATTATGATTATGAAGTCATCATAGTAGATGATAACAGCCCGGACAATACTTCGAAAGTAGCTGTCCAAGAAGCAAAAAGACTTGATATTGAAAAAAACGTAAGAGTTATTGTAAGGAATAATGAAAGGGGGCTATCAACAGCGGTGCTAAGAGGAATGAATGAAGCTAAAGGTAAGGTTCTTGTCGTAATGGATGCCGATCTCCAACATCCTCCTGAGAAAATTCCAGATCTGTATAGGAAAATAGCTATTGAAAATTATAAAATTGTAATAGCTACAAGAATGGGGAAAAATGGTTACAAAAACATGCCTACATATAGAAGATTAATTTCAAAAATAGCTGGAGGGCTTGCAAAGCTATTACTGCCAAAACTAAAAAATGTCAGCGATCCTATGTCGGGCTTTTTTGCGCTTAAAAGGGAAGTGTACTTAGAAACGAAAGATAAGCTGAATCCTAAGGGATATAAGATACTTCTAGAAATTATAGTAAAAAGCCATGTAAAGCAAAATGATATTGGAGAGATAGAATACGTTTTTGAGAAAAGATATGCGGGAAAAAGTAAGCTTGGTTTAAAAGAGTATATCAATTATATTCTCCATCTTCTGTCTTTAAATGAATATAGAATTCTTAAGTTTATGCTAGTGGGATTGTCCGGAACTGCTGTTAATGAAGCAGCTTTGTGGATATTTCACTATATTTTCCATCTACCATTATATATTTCTGGCGCTTTTTCTATAGAACTAAGCATAATTAACAATTTCATATTGAATTCTATTTATACATTTAAAAGCTCTGAAAAAAGCATCACTTTTAAAAAATTTTTTAGATATCATATTTCTTCTGCAATAGGAATTTCTATTAACTATGTCATATTACTGTTTTTAAGCACTATTTTGAAAGTGGAACCTTTAATATCAAATTTGGTCGGCATAATTTTTGGTTTCGTAGCAAATTATCTGTTGAGTGAACATTATGTTTGGAAGATTGAAGATTCTGGACTAAATAGCCAATTCAGTAAAAGGAGGGTTCCAGTATGA
- a CDS encoding ATP-dependent DNA ligase yields MDFEIIARTFDALEKISSRIALTNALVDLFKQTSKDEVKIVVYLIQGRLWPDWKGMPEIGVAEKLLIKAASIALNVKEEQINKIYKEVGDLGKAIEQIKASKDATAGTLTSFLGVQKKEKLSVKKIYESFVKIATAEGEGSRDIKLRVLAGLLKDAQPIEARFIVRFVEGRLRINIGDATVMDALSIAFTGTDANRPIIERAYNLRADLGDIAEILVKDGINALQNITPKVGIPIRPMLAERHNDPKVMLEKVGGKAYVEYKYDGERAQIHKSNDEITIFSRRLENITHQYPDVVEYSRKYIKANEAIVEGEIVAIDPDTRELRPFQILMTRKRKHDITKMMKEVPVSVFLFDAIYVDGKDLTNFPLPERRKYLESVIAQSDDMQIAQYKYIDNAEDLEKMFYEAISNGAEGVMIKSISEKSIYQAGNRGWLWIKYKRDYRSEMSDSVDLVVVGAFYGKGKRAGKLSTILVAGYDPDADVFRTVCKVGTGFTDEELDKMTEEFKGYIIDHKDPRVISEITPDVWLIPKKVVEVIGAELTLSPLHTCAKGEISKEAGLSIRFPRFINWRPDKGPEDATTCKELVEMYRMQLKQVEEEQNP; encoded by the coding sequence ATGGATTTCGAGATAATTGCAAGAACCTTTGACGCTTTAGAAAAAATTTCATCAAGGATCGCTTTAACTAACGCTCTTGTAGACTTATTCAAACAAACTTCTAAAGATGAAGTAAAGATTGTAGTTTATTTAATACAAGGAAGATTATGGCCAGATTGGAAGGGCATGCCAGAAATAGGTGTTGCTGAAAAGCTTTTAATTAAGGCAGCTAGTATAGCACTGAATGTAAAAGAAGAACAAATAAATAAAATTTACAAAGAAGTTGGTGATCTTGGAAAAGCTATTGAGCAGATTAAAGCAAGCAAAGATGCTACTGCAGGTACATTGACATCATTTTTAGGAGTTCAGAAAAAAGAAAAGCTAAGCGTGAAAAAAATATATGAATCATTTGTGAAAATAGCTACTGCGGAAGGGGAAGGCAGCAGAGATATAAAACTTAGAGTTCTTGCTGGGCTTTTGAAAGATGCGCAACCTATTGAAGCTAGATTTATTGTGAGATTTGTTGAAGGTAGATTGAGAATAAATATTGGAGATGCAACAGTTATGGATGCTTTATCGATAGCCTTTACTGGAACTGATGCAAACAGACCCATTATAGAAAGAGCTTATAACTTGAGAGCAGATCTAGGAGATATAGCAGAGATTTTAGTCAAAGATGGCATCAATGCTTTGCAGAATATTACTCCTAAAGTTGGCATACCGATTAGGCCGATGTTAGCAGAAAGACATAATGATCCAAAAGTTATGTTAGAAAAGGTTGGCGGAAAAGCATATGTTGAATATAAATATGATGGAGAAAGGGCACAAATACACAAGTCCAACGATGAAATTACAATCTTTTCTAGAAGACTTGAGAATATAACGCACCAATATCCAGACGTAGTAGAGTACTCAAGGAAATATATTAAGGCTAATGAAGCTATAGTTGAGGGAGAAATAGTTGCCATTGATCCTGATACAAGAGAGCTTAGACCATTCCAAATACTCATGACAAGGAAAAGAAAACATGACATTACAAAAATGATGAAAGAAGTACCAGTGAGTGTTTTCTTGTTTGATGCTATTTATGTTGACGGCAAAGACCTTACTAACTTTCCTCTTCCTGAAAGAAGAAAGTATCTTGAAAGCGTTATTGCTCAGAGTGATGATATGCAAATTGCTCAATACAAATATATAGATAATGCGGAAGATCTTGAAAAGATGTTTTATGAAGCTATCAGTAATGGAGCGGAAGGGGTAATGATAAAATCAATAAGCGAAAAGAGCATTTATCAGGCTGGAAACAGAGGATGGTTGTGGATAAAGTATAAAAGAGATTACAGAAGCGAAATGAGCGATTCAGTCGACTTAGTTGTCGTAGGTGCATTCTATGGCAAAGGAAAAAGGGCTGGTAAGCTCAGTACAATCCTTGTTGCAGGCTACGATCCAGATGCAGATGTTTTTAGGACTGTCTGTAAGGTTGGAACTGGGTTTACAGACGAAGAACTAGATAAAATGACAGAAGAGTTCAAGGGCTACATCATTGATCATAAAGATCCTAGAGTTATAAGCGAGATAACTCCTGATGTATGGCTGATACCGAAAAAAGTCGTCGAAGTCATAGGAGCAGAATTAACTTTGAGTCCATTGCATACTTGTGCAAAGGGAGAAATAAGTAAAGAGGCTGGCTTAAGTATAAGATTCCCTAGATTTATTAATTGGAGACCAGATAAAGGTCCTGAAGATGCTACAACTTGCAAGGAATTGGTTGAAATGTACAGAATGCAACTCAAGCAAGTCGAAGAGGAGCAAAATCCATAA
- a CDS encoding radical SAM protein, whose amino-acid sequence MVILESKLGLTKVGKVLEIRKPFPLIGHISFGIIDRGYNNLQVRITTLCSLSCIFCSVSAGPKSNREREFILRDPEWLYEWIKYACNFKSSFHLIFDGMGDPITHKDLPEFVKAVREMKNVKSITVETRLFPANIKTLEKLKDAGIDRLNVSIDTLNEEKGKLLSGNNFYSVKKVKELIKYAHEELGIAIHLAPVWIPTVNDEDIEEIIQFAIKIGLGEKFPPLGIQKYVSHKYGRKVPGIIALSWKEFEKWMRKLEDRYKIKLLLDPKDYGLEKSERIPNGYKKGEIVKLSLVEKGLLKNEYLAIPPKKDRVFTLISRRESLSIGDIVYAKIIHDKDGILIAIPV is encoded by the coding sequence ATGGTTATCCTAGAATCTAAGCTTGGACTTACAAAAGTTGGAAAAGTTTTAGAAATAAGGAAACCTTTCCCTCTTATAGGTCATATTTCGTTTGGAATAATTGATAGAGGCTACAATAACTTACAGGTAAGAATTACAACGTTATGCAGTTTATCATGCATTTTCTGTAGCGTTTCAGCGGGTCCAAAATCAAATAGGGAAAGAGAGTTTATCCTAAGGGATCCTGAATGGCTTTACGAATGGATTAAGTATGCATGCAATTTTAAAAGTAGTTTTCATTTAATTTTTGACGGGATGGGCGATCCTATTACTCATAAAGATCTTCCAGAGTTTGTCAAAGCTGTAAGGGAAATGAAAAATGTAAAATCGATAACAGTAGAAACTAGGTTATTTCCAGCAAACATTAAAACATTGGAAAAACTAAAAGATGCTGGAATTGACAGGCTAAATGTAAGTATAGATACTTTAAACGAGGAAAAAGGAAAATTGCTTTCTGGAAATAATTTTTATTCGGTAAAAAAAGTTAAAGAGCTCATTAAATATGCTCATGAAGAACTTGGAATTGCTATTCATTTAGCACCAGTTTGGATTCCAACAGTTAACGATGAGGATATTGAAGAAATAATACAGTTTGCGATAAAAATTGGATTAGGTGAAAAGTTTCCCCCATTAGGAATTCAAAAGTATGTTTCTCATAAATACGGAAGAAAAGTCCCAGGAATAATAGCATTATCATGGAAGGAATTTGAAAAATGGATGAGAAAGCTTGAAGATAGATATAAGATAAAGCTCCTATTAGACCCTAAAGACTACGGACTAGAAAAATCTGAAAGGATACCGAACGGATATAAGAAAGGGGAGATTGTGAAGTTATCTTTAGTAGAAAAGGGCTTACTTAAAAACGAATATCTTGCTATACCACCAAAAAAAGATAGAGTTTTTACTTTGATAAGCAGAAGAGAAAGCTTAAGCATAGGGGATATCGTCTATGCCAAAATTATCCATGATAAAGACGGGATTTTAATCGCAATTCCAGTTTAG